A section of the Pediococcus inopinatus genome encodes:
- a CDS encoding xanthine phosphoribosyltransferase: MKLLEDRIRKEGIVLPHDVLKVDSFLNHQVDPELMFEVGKEFAKLFADKPITKILTVESSGIAPAVMTGLAMHVPVVFARKHKSLTLTDDLHTADVYSYTKQTTNKISIAKRFIEPNDSVLIIDDFLANGQAVEGLLTIIKEANIEVQGIGIVIEKTFQKGRALIEKRQIPLEALAQIASLENGQVQFVK; encoded by the coding sequence GTGAAGTTATTAGAAGACCGTATTCGTAAAGAGGGAATTGTTCTCCCTCATGATGTTTTGAAAGTAGACAGCTTTTTGAATCATCAGGTAGATCCTGAACTCATGTTTGAAGTTGGTAAGGAGTTTGCAAAGTTGTTTGCAGATAAACCCATCACAAAGATTTTAACCGTGGAGTCTTCAGGAATTGCGCCTGCCGTAATGACCGGGTTGGCGATGCACGTGCCCGTTGTTTTTGCCCGGAAGCATAAAAGTCTAACCTTAACTGATGATTTACACACAGCGGATGTTTATTCTTACACAAAACAGACCACGAATAAGATTTCGATTGCTAAACGATTTATCGAACCAAACGATTCTGTCTTGATTATTGATGACTTCCTGGCTAACGGCCAAGCAGTGGAAGGCTTGTTAACAATTATTAAAGAGGCAAACATCGAAGTTCAAGGAATTGGAATTGTAATTGAAAAAACGTTCCAAAAAGGGCGGGCGTTGATTGAGAAACGGCAAATTCCGTTGGAAGCGTTAGCGCAAATCGCTAGTTTGGAAAATGGCCAAGTTCAATTCGTAAAATAG
- a CDS encoding ATP-grasp domain-containing protein translates to MTVSNNAMLYPGDTLGIVGDSSNGSQLITAARRLGLRVIAYGPNEVSETMQLADVHIVGALNDGNKLQEFGEKCDSVIYESEHVDVQTIKYLEQYTNIPQGTNGLEVTQDRLIERAFFDQLNLNSAPYATVISLSDIYESINSIGYPSILKPIQKSMEKNTELRINTQTDIPEAADLLNERTYVLESTVDAKQELVITVAQGMNGERKIFPIAENIYAEEHLVETIMPATTSNGVQNELLRIANQIADELGYVGVFEISFAITANEDIYVKRIVPSIHRPGYVFNRATNVSVFDQHLRAIAGMPLSDIKLFVPTIMVNFDKDQMQAIRTQWNIKNNWYFHVYAQNKTTEKETRAGYVLVEANSVQQAQEQIDNTEIWTKTVIDFESLD, encoded by the coding sequence ATGACAGTTTCGAATAACGCAATGCTATATCCTGGAGATACTTTGGGAATTGTTGGAGATAGTTCTAATGGTTCACAATTAATCACGGCAGCTCGTCGGTTAGGGCTGCGAGTGATTGCTTATGGTCCAAACGAAGTAAGTGAGACTATGCAATTGGCTGATGTCCATATTGTTGGGGCGCTTAATGATGGAAACAAGCTTCAGGAATTTGGCGAGAAATGTGATTCTGTGATTTACGAATCCGAACATGTAGATGTCCAAACCATTAAATATCTCGAGCAGTATACAAATATTCCTCAAGGAACCAACGGACTAGAAGTGACGCAAGATCGTTTGATTGAACGGGCATTTTTTGATCAACTAAATCTGAATTCAGCTCCTTATGCCACCGTAATTAGTTTGAGTGATATTTACGAATCTATAAATTCAATTGGCTATCCAAGTATCTTAAAGCCAATTCAAAAAAGTATGGAGAAAAATACAGAGCTCCGAATTAATACCCAGACGGATATTCCTGAAGCAGCTGACCTATTAAACGAACGAACTTACGTATTAGAATCCACTGTCGATGCTAAACAAGAGTTAGTGATCACCGTTGCTCAAGGAATGAACGGGGAACGCAAGATCTTTCCGATTGCAGAAAATATTTATGCTGAGGAACATTTAGTAGAGACCATCATGCCGGCAACGACTTCTAATGGTGTTCAAAATGAGCTTTTACGTATTGCCAATCAAATTGCTGATGAATTAGGCTACGTGGGTGTGTTCGAGATCTCATTTGCCATTACAGCTAATGAAGATATTTATGTTAAACGGATTGTGCCTTCTATTCATCGTCCGGGGTATGTGTTTAATCGCGCAACCAATGTGAGTGTCTTTGATCAACATTTGCGGGCCATTGCGGGGATGCCGTTAAGCGATATTAAGCTTTTTGTGCCAACCATTATGGTTAACTTTGATAAAGATCAAATGCAAGCGATTCGGACCCAGTGGAATATTAAGAACAATTGGTATTTCCATGTTTATGCCCAAAACAAGACGACTGAAAAAGAAACCCGTGCCGGTTATGTCTTGGTAGAAGCTAATTCAGTCCAACAAGCTCAAGAACAAATCGATAACACAGAGATTTGGACTAAGACCGTGATTGACTTTGAAAGCCTAGATTAA
- the pcrA gene encoding DNA helicase PcrA: MPENRLLKGLNDKQQEAVKATEGPLLIMAGAGSGKTRVLTHRVAYLIEEKAVNPWNILAITFTNKAAKEMRERVIKLLGATGSDIWVSTFHALCVRILRANIDQIGYNRAFSIADMSEQRTLMKHIVADLNYDPKKFDPKSLLGAISNAKNDLLTPSDYKANAKTPFEVVVAAAYEEYQRRLKINQALDFDDLIMQTITLFQKNPDTLSFYQNKFHYVHVDEYQDTNQAQYTLVKMLAKRFKNICVVGDADQSIYGWRGADMQNILNFEKDYKDAQVILLEQNYRSTKKILDAANSVIKHNTTRRPKKLWTENNDGDDITYYRGQSENDEVHFIVQQIKKQIEDNHYQFGDFAVLYRTNAQSRAVEDTFLKSSVPYTMVGGHKFYDRKEIRDVLAYLTLLANPDDSMSFERIINEPKRGIGTSSIEKLTDFANYNHWSLFEAAQNVEVANDLGGRAKNAIDQFAGVMTDLKKMAEFVPITDLTEQVLDKTGYRAELKKSRSLEAETRLENIEEFLTVTKQFDDSHQDEEETTAETRLADFLADLALVSDQDSVEEEPSAVTLMTLHAAKGLEFPVVFLIGMEEGIFPLSRAAMDEDQLEEERRLAYVGITRAQKKLYISNAYSRMLYGRLQNNPASRFIEEIDPDVLESANQTAGATPNSYGNRQKAYPFDHKMERATATTYQQPQAKPQKYVGTGADKVSWSAGDKVQHKAWGTGTVVKVTGKGEDAELDIAFPDQGVKRLLAAFAPITRLD; the protein is encoded by the coding sequence TTGCCCGAAAATAGGTTATTAAAAGGTCTAAATGACAAGCAACAAGAGGCTGTTAAAGCAACTGAGGGTCCCTTATTAATTATGGCAGGTGCCGGTAGTGGTAAAACCCGTGTTTTGACACATCGGGTGGCTTATCTTATTGAAGAGAAGGCTGTTAATCCTTGGAATATTTTAGCAATCACCTTTACAAATAAGGCTGCTAAAGAAATGCGCGAACGAGTTATTAAACTGTTGGGAGCAACCGGATCCGATATATGGGTATCCACATTCCATGCTTTGTGTGTGCGTATTTTACGGGCAAACATTGACCAAATTGGATACAACCGGGCTTTTTCGATTGCCGACATGAGTGAGCAACGGACTTTAATGAAGCACATTGTGGCTGATTTAAACTACGATCCGAAGAAATTTGATCCCAAATCATTATTAGGAGCCATTTCAAACGCGAAAAACGATTTATTGACGCCAAGTGACTATAAGGCCAACGCTAAAACCCCGTTTGAAGTGGTTGTGGCGGCTGCTTATGAAGAATACCAACGGCGTTTGAAGATTAACCAGGCGTTGGATTTTGATGATCTCATCATGCAGACAATCACACTGTTTCAAAAGAATCCCGACACTTTGAGTTTCTATCAAAACAAATTCCACTATGTTCATGTGGATGAATATCAGGATACTAATCAGGCCCAATATACGTTAGTTAAGATGTTGGCTAAACGATTCAAAAATATTTGTGTGGTTGGGGATGCTGATCAGAGTATTTACGGTTGGCGAGGAGCTGACATGCAAAACATCCTGAACTTCGAAAAGGACTATAAAGATGCCCAGGTGATTTTGTTAGAGCAAAATTATCGCTCAACAAAGAAAATTTTGGATGCAGCTAATTCAGTGATTAAACACAACACAACGAGACGTCCTAAAAAATTGTGGACAGAAAATAATGATGGCGATGATATTACCTATTATCGGGGACAAAGTGAAAATGATGAAGTCCATTTCATTGTGCAACAAATTAAAAAGCAAATTGAAGACAATCATTATCAATTCGGCGACTTTGCTGTTTTGTATCGGACCAACGCTCAGTCACGAGCAGTTGAAGATACCTTTTTGAAATCAAGTGTTCCTTATACCATGGTTGGTGGGCATAAGTTCTATGACCGAAAAGAAATTCGCGATGTCTTAGCCTACTTAACATTGTTAGCTAATCCAGATGATTCGATGAGTTTTGAGCGGATTATTAATGAACCAAAACGAGGAATTGGAACTAGTTCAATTGAGAAATTAACTGATTTCGCAAACTATAATCATTGGTCATTATTTGAGGCTGCTCAAAATGTCGAGGTTGCTAATGATCTTGGCGGACGTGCTAAGAATGCGATTGACCAGTTTGCGGGCGTTATGACAGATCTTAAAAAGATGGCTGAATTCGTGCCAATCACCGATTTGACTGAGCAAGTTTTAGATAAAACAGGCTATCGGGCCGAATTGAAGAAATCGCGTTCTCTAGAAGCTGAGACGCGTTTGGAAAATATCGAAGAATTTTTGACGGTTACAAAACAGTTTGATGATAGCCATCAAGACGAAGAAGAAACAACTGCCGAGACCCGTTTGGCCGACTTTTTGGCTGATTTGGCGTTAGTTTCTGATCAAGATAGTGTTGAAGAAGAGCCATCAGCTGTGACCTTAATGACTTTGCATGCTGCTAAAGGCCTTGAATTTCCAGTTGTCTTTTTGATTGGAATGGAAGAGGGCATCTTCCCATTATCACGAGCTGCAATGGATGAGGATCAATTGGAAGAAGAACGGCGCTTAGCATACGTAGGAATCACCCGGGCCCAAAAGAAATTGTACATTTCCAATGCCTATTCACGCATGTTGTATGGCCGTCTTCAAAATAATCCCGCTTCGCGTTTTATTGAAGAAATCGATCCTGACGTTTTGGAATCAGCTAATCAAACGGCTGGGGCAACCCCAAATAGTTATGGCAATCGGCAAAAAGCTTATCCATTTGATCACAAGATGGAACGGGCGACGGCGACTACGTATCAGCAACCACAAGCTAAGCCACAGAAATATGTGGGAACAGGTGCTGACAAAGTGAGCTGGTCCGCTGGTGACAAGGTGCAACATAAGGCTTGGGGAACTGGGACAGTTGTTAAAGTAACTGGAAAAGGCGAAGATGCTGAATTAGATATTGCCTTTCCAGACCAAGGTGTCAAACGATTGTTGGCAGCATTTGCGCCAATTACCCGTTTGGATTAA